One segment of Mycolicibacterium sp. YH-1 DNA contains the following:
- a CDS encoding SHOCT domain-containing protein, with the protein MDWGSTWDFLWHFLIIFAWIAYLLVLFQILTDLFWRDHKTSGVVKAIWVVFLILIPWLTALVYLIFRGQGMSARAREAAMEAKQQTDEYIRQAAGRSPAEEIAHAKQLLDGGTISQAEFDSLKAKALAA; encoded by the coding sequence GTGGACTGGGGCTCAACGTGGGACTTCCTCTGGCACTTTCTCATCATCTTCGCGTGGATCGCCTACCTTCTGGTGCTCTTCCAGATCCTCACGGACCTGTTCTGGCGTGACCACAAGACATCGGGCGTCGTCAAGGCGATCTGGGTCGTCTTCCTCATCCTGATCCCCTGGCTGACGGCGTTGGTGTACCTGATATTCCGTGGCCAGGGCATGTCCGCGCGGGCGCGGGAGGCCGCCATGGAGGCCAAGCAGCAGACCGACGAGTACATCCGTCAGGCCGCAGGACGGTCACCCGCCGAGGAGATCGCGCATGCCAAGCAACTGCTCGACGGTGGCACCATCAGCCAGGCTGAGTTCGACTCGCTGAAGGCCAAGGCGCTCGCCGCCTGA
- a CDS encoding DEDDh family exonuclease: MSGRRVILAFVSQSAASRPHGGSWGRPAAEPGAGWAVVDVETSGFHPRQARVVSVAALALGDDGNVEGSFSSLLNPGVDPGPTHVHGLTTEMLEGQPTFADVVGQLNEVLAGRTLVAHNVAFDYSFLTSEAELVGAELPVDTVMCTVELARRLDLGTENLRLETLAAHWGVTQMRPHDALDDALVLAQILKPALAGALDRRAWLPVRPVTRRRWPSGQVTHDELRPLKTIAARLPCPYQNPGRFVSGRPLVQGMRVAMSAEVRHTYEELIERALHAGLAYTETVDQQTSLVVCDEVEPDQGKGYQAGEMGVPLVSDADFMDLLDRVVGGRDVEEFADPTLTGDQFTLF; the protein is encoded by the coding sequence ATGTCGGGCCGCCGTGTCATCCTGGCGTTTGTGAGCCAATCTGCCGCAAGTCGCCCCCATGGCGGCTCATGGGGCCGGCCCGCCGCCGAACCCGGTGCGGGCTGGGCGGTCGTGGATGTGGAGACCTCCGGGTTTCACCCGCGGCAGGCTCGCGTCGTCAGCGTCGCCGCGCTGGCTCTTGGGGACGACGGCAACGTCGAGGGCAGCTTCTCCAGCCTGCTCAACCCCGGGGTGGACCCCGGGCCCACCCACGTGCACGGGCTGACCACCGAGATGTTGGAGGGCCAGCCGACCTTCGCCGACGTCGTCGGTCAGCTCAACGAGGTGCTCGCGGGCCGCACGCTGGTGGCGCACAACGTGGCCTTCGACTACTCGTTTCTGACCAGCGAGGCAGAACTCGTCGGCGCCGAACTCCCCGTGGACACCGTGATGTGCACGGTCGAGTTGGCGCGCCGCCTCGATCTGGGCACCGAGAACCTGCGCCTGGAGACCCTGGCCGCGCACTGGGGGGTCACCCAGATGCGGCCCCACGATGCGCTGGACGACGCGCTGGTCCTGGCCCAGATCCTCAAACCCGCCCTGGCCGGCGCGCTCGACCGCAGGGCGTGGCTGCCGGTGCGTCCGGTGACGCGGCGGCGCTGGCCCAGCGGGCAGGTCACTCATGACGAGTTGCGTCCGCTCAAGACGATTGCGGCCCGGCTGCCCTGCCCGTATCAGAACCCCGGCCGGTTCGTCTCAGGCAGACCGTTGGTGCAGGGGATGCGGGTGGCGATGTCCGCCGAGGTGCGCCACACCTACGAGGAGCTCATCGAACGTGCACTGCACGCGGGGCTGGCATACACCGAGACGGTCGATCAGCAGACATCGCTGGTCGTGTGCGATGAGGTCGAGCCGGATCAGGGCAAGGGCTACCAGGCCGGCGAGATGGGTGTCCCGCTGGTCAGCGACGCCGACTTCATGGATCTGCTGGACCGTGTGGTCGGCGGCCGGGACGTCGAGGAGTTCGCCGACCCGACCCTGACCGGCGATCAGTTCACCCTGTTCTGA
- a CDS encoding FMN-binding glutamate synthase family protein, whose protein sequence is MTTADERARLGLRESATFDRATIAAIQRAADTGIYDIRGWGAKRPLPHFDDLLFLGASMSRYPLEGYRERCGTDVVLGDRHAKHPLHLDIPVTIAGMSFGALSGPAKEALGRGASAAGTSTTTGDGGMTPEERGQSKHLVYQYLPSRYGMNPDDLRRADAIEVVLGQGAKPGGGGMLLGQKISDRVAGMRTLPAGIDQRSACRHPDWTGPDDLTIKINELREITDWEKPIYVKVGATRTYYDVKLAVHAGADVVVVDGMQGGTAATQDVFIEHVGIPTLAALPQAVQALTELGVHRTGASGATGKKGVQLIVSGGIRSGADVAKALALGADAVAIGTAALIALGDNDPRYAAEYEKLGSAAGFYDDFQDGRDPAGISTQDPELAARFDPIEGGRRLANYLSVLTMEAQTIARACGKAHVCHLEPEDLVAVSIEAAAMARVPLAGTNWIPGAGV, encoded by the coding sequence ATGACCACGGCAGACGAGCGGGCCCGGCTGGGCCTGCGTGAATCGGCGACCTTCGATCGGGCCACCATCGCCGCGATCCAACGCGCCGCCGACACCGGTATCTACGACATCCGCGGCTGGGGTGCCAAACGCCCGCTGCCACACTTCGACGATCTGCTGTTCCTGGGTGCGTCGATGTCGCGATACCCATTGGAGGGGTATCGCGAACGGTGCGGCACCGACGTGGTCCTCGGCGACCGGCACGCCAAACACCCACTGCACCTGGATATCCCGGTGACCATCGCGGGCATGTCATTCGGCGCACTGTCGGGCCCGGCCAAGGAGGCGCTCGGTCGCGGTGCCAGCGCTGCCGGTACATCGACCACGACGGGCGATGGCGGTATGACGCCCGAGGAACGCGGCCAGAGCAAGCATCTGGTGTACCAGTATCTGCCGTCACGGTATGGGATGAACCCCGACGACCTGCGCAGGGCTGATGCCATCGAGGTGGTGCTCGGCCAGGGCGCGAAACCCGGTGGCGGCGGAATGCTGTTGGGCCAGAAGATCTCCGACCGGGTCGCGGGTATGCGCACCCTGCCCGCGGGCATCGACCAGCGCTCGGCGTGCAGACATCCGGACTGGACCGGGCCCGACGATCTGACCATCAAGATCAACGAGCTGCGCGAGATCACCGACTGGGAGAAGCCGATCTACGTCAAGGTCGGTGCCACCCGCACCTACTACGACGTGAAGCTCGCCGTGCACGCCGGCGCCGACGTCGTCGTCGTGGACGGTATGCAGGGTGGCACCGCCGCCACCCAGGACGTGTTCATCGAACACGTCGGCATTCCGACGCTGGCCGCGCTGCCGCAGGCCGTGCAGGCGCTCACCGAGTTGGGCGTCCACCGGACCGGGGCGAGCGGAGCGACGGGAAAGAAGGGCGTTCAGCTCATCGTGTCCGGCGGCATCCGCAGCGGCGCCGATGTCGCCAAGGCACTGGCGCTGGGCGCCGACGCCGTCGCCATCGGCACCGCCGCGCTCATCGCGCTCGGCGACAACGATCCCCGCTATGCGGCAGAGTACGAGAAGCTGGGCAGCGCAGCGGGTTTCTACGACGACTTCCAGGACGGTCGGGACCCGGCGGGGATCAGCACCCAGGACCCGGAACTGGCGGCGCGATTCGACCCGATCGAGGGCGGACGCCGGCTGGCGAACTATCTGAGCGTGCTGACCATGGAGGCGCAGACCATCGCCCGCGCCTGCGGCAAGGCACATGTCTGCCACCTCGAACCCGAGGATCTCGTCGCCGTGTCGATCGAGGCGGCCGCGATGGCGCGCGTCCCGTTGGCGGGCACGAACTGGATCCCCGGGGCCGGCGTGTGA
- a CDS encoding XRE family transcriptional regulator translates to MSPVDDDVPRPRTPEDGLLRNVSGSARDRDPARPVDEVEIETAIGANVRKLRQQHGLTVAEMATRVGISKAMLSKIENAQTSCSLSTLALLAKGLDVPVTSLFRGADVERPAAFVQSGGGAHIVREGTREGHEYRLLGSLRGEHKRLECLHVTLSDKSKTYPLFQHPGTEFIYMLEGVMDYGHSRSVYRLHPGDSLQIDGEGSHGPVDLIEVPIRFLSVIAFPDSQV, encoded by the coding sequence GTGAGCCCTGTTGACGATGATGTGCCGCGTCCGCGCACACCAGAGGACGGGTTGCTTCGCAACGTGTCCGGCAGCGCCCGCGACCGCGATCCGGCGCGGCCCGTCGACGAGGTCGAGATCGAGACGGCCATCGGCGCAAACGTGCGCAAGCTACGGCAGCAGCATGGCCTCACCGTGGCTGAGATGGCCACGCGGGTCGGTATCTCGAAGGCGATGCTCTCCAAGATCGAGAACGCTCAGACCTCGTGCAGCCTGTCGACGCTGGCGCTGCTGGCCAAGGGTTTGGACGTGCCCGTCACCAGCCTGTTTCGCGGTGCCGACGTTGAACGGCCCGCCGCCTTCGTCCAGTCGGGCGGCGGCGCGCACATCGTGCGTGAGGGCACGCGGGAGGGGCACGAGTACCGGTTGCTCGGGTCGCTGCGCGGCGAGCACAAGCGGTTGGAGTGCCTGCACGTCACGCTGTCGGACAAATCCAAGACCTACCCGCTGTTCCAGCACCCCGGCACCGAGTTCATCTACATGCTCGAGGGCGTGATGGACTACGGCCACAGCCGCTCGGTGTACCGGCTGCACCCCGGCGACTCACTCCAGATCGACGGTGAGGGCTCCCACGGCCCCGTCGACCTGATAGAGGTGCCGATCCGGTTCCTGTCGGTGATCGCGTTTCCCGACTCCCAGGTGTGA
- a CDS encoding helix-turn-helix transcriptional regulator: MTPSARLVRHDDGIPVYDYPTDPATPPVSVVRLQRDGLPEKRRHIHDFPILLYLPDTASVHVAAAGDAIDPVWAADKTRGAAVFFDPAALEGGARSPWPSWRSHPLLFPFVHGTAGGLLHLQLPDARKPFWESGIESLETELSDRRDGYRQAVLAHLTLLLIDLARMTDDVVGDLRRSNDPIVADVFAVIDRRVGLPLSLKDVAHELGLTPGHLTTVVRRRTGRTVQEWITKRRMTEARALLAGTDMPIAEVARRVGISDAGYFARLFRSTHGISPREWRGHVAPETPLRTG, encoded by the coding sequence ATGACGCCGTCGGCCCGACTGGTTCGCCACGACGACGGAATCCCGGTTTACGACTACCCAACCGATCCGGCGACACCACCGGTGTCAGTGGTTCGGCTACAGCGCGATGGCCTTCCCGAGAAGCGCCGCCATATCCATGACTTCCCGATTCTGCTGTACCTGCCCGACACCGCATCGGTTCACGTCGCCGCGGCGGGTGACGCGATAGACCCGGTCTGGGCGGCCGACAAGACGCGCGGTGCCGCCGTCTTCTTCGATCCGGCGGCACTCGAAGGCGGCGCTCGATCGCCCTGGCCATCCTGGCGCAGTCATCCACTGCTGTTCCCGTTCGTGCACGGCACCGCTGGCGGGTTGCTTCATCTCCAGCTGCCTGATGCACGAAAGCCCTTCTGGGAAAGCGGAATCGAGTCGCTCGAGACCGAACTCTCCGATCGACGCGACGGCTATCGGCAGGCCGTGCTGGCGCATCTGACCCTGCTGCTCATCGACCTCGCCCGGATGACCGACGACGTCGTCGGCGACCTGCGCCGCAGTAACGACCCGATCGTCGCCGACGTCTTCGCCGTCATCGATCGCCGGGTGGGCCTGCCGCTCTCACTCAAGGACGTCGCCCATGAGCTCGGGCTGACACCCGGGCATCTGACCACCGTCGTGCGTCGCCGCACCGGGCGCACGGTTCAGGAATGGATCACCAAGCGCCGAATGACCGAGGCACGGGCGCTGCTCGCCGGAACCGACATGCCGATCGCCGAGGTCGCGCGTCGAGTCGGGATCTCTGACGCCGGCTACTTCGCCCGACTGTTCCGCTCGACGCATGGGATCTCACCACGCGAGTGGCGAGGTCACGTCGCGCCGGAGACCCCGCTCAGAACAGGGTGA
- the leuA gene encoding 2-isopropylmalate synthase — MNNPNPHSIDAYTSARTISTPAGPPNPGQPAWNTQRATSMPVNRYRTFADEVEPVTLADRTWPDKVVTTAPMWCAVDLRDGNQALIDPMSPARKRRMFDLLVRMGYKEIEVGFPSASQTDFDFVREIIEQGAIPSDVTIQVLTQCRPELITRTFEACAGAPNAIVHFYNSTSILQRRVVFRADRDAVKAIATDGARMCVEEAAKYPDTQWRFEYSPESYTGTELEYAKEVCDAVSAIVAPTPDVPLIINLPATVEMATPNVYADSIEWMSRNLARRDSIILSLHPHNDRGTAVAAAELGYQAGADRIEGCLFGNGERTGNVCLVTLGLNLFSRGVDPQIDFSNIDEIRRTVEYCNQLPVHERHPYGGDLVYTAFSGSHQDAINKGLDAMKVSADEADADVDDILWQVPYLPIDPKDVGRTYEAVIRVNSQSGKGGVAYIMKSDHGLSLPRRLQIEFSQSVQKITDGEGGEVSPKEMWDVFAEEYLAPIKPLERIRQKVDAAEVDGGIDTITAVVKVNGVEQEIVGAGNGPLAAFVDAIGKVGFDVSVLDYSEHAMSSGEEAQAAAYVEASIGGRTVWGVGIATSITTASLRAVVSAVNRAARG; from the coding sequence GTGAACAATCCCAATCCCCATTCGATCGACGCCTACACGTCGGCGCGCACCATCAGCACTCCCGCGGGCCCGCCCAACCCCGGCCAGCCCGCCTGGAACACCCAGCGCGCCACCTCGATGCCGGTCAATCGGTACCGCACGTTCGCCGACGAGGTCGAGCCAGTGACCCTGGCCGACCGCACCTGGCCGGACAAGGTCGTGACGACAGCCCCGATGTGGTGTGCGGTCGACCTGCGTGATGGCAACCAGGCCCTGATCGACCCGATGAGCCCGGCTCGCAAGCGGCGCATGTTCGACCTGCTGGTGCGAATGGGCTACAAGGAGATCGAGGTCGGCTTCCCGTCAGCCAGCCAGACCGACTTCGACTTCGTCCGCGAGATCATCGAGCAGGGCGCGATCCCCTCCGACGTCACCATCCAGGTGCTGACCCAGTGCCGTCCCGAACTGATCACCCGCACCTTCGAGGCGTGCGCCGGCGCCCCGAATGCGATCGTGCACTTCTACAACTCGACGTCCATCCTGCAGCGCAGGGTGGTCTTCCGCGCCGACCGCGACGCCGTCAAGGCCATCGCCACCGACGGGGCCCGGATGTGCGTCGAGGAGGCGGCGAAGTACCCGGACACCCAGTGGCGCTTCGAGTACAGCCCGGAGTCCTACACCGGCACCGAGCTGGAGTACGCCAAGGAGGTCTGCGACGCCGTCTCCGCCATCGTCGCGCCCACCCCGGATGTGCCGCTGATCATCAACCTGCCCGCCACCGTCGAGATGGCCACCCCGAACGTGTACGCCGACTCGATCGAGTGGATGAGCCGCAACCTGGCCAGGCGCGATTCGATCATCCTGAGCCTGCACCCGCACAACGATCGCGGAACCGCCGTCGCCGCAGCGGAATTGGGCTACCAGGCCGGTGCGGACCGGATCGAGGGCTGCCTGTTCGGCAACGGTGAGCGCACCGGGAACGTATGCCTGGTGACGCTGGGTCTGAACCTGTTCAGCCGCGGCGTCGACCCGCAGATCGACTTCTCCAACATCGACGAGATCCGGCGCACCGTCGAGTACTGCAACCAGCTGCCCGTGCACGAGCGCCACCCCTACGGCGGCGACCTGGTCTACACCGCGTTCTCCGGTAGCCATCAGGACGCCATCAACAAGGGGCTGGACGCCATGAAGGTGTCGGCCGACGAGGCGGACGCCGACGTCGACGACATCCTGTGGCAGGTGCCGTATCTGCCGATCGACCCCAAGGACGTCGGCCGCACCTACGAGGCCGTCATTCGGGTCAACTCGCAGTCCGGCAAGGGCGGCGTCGCCTACATCATGAAATCCGATCACGGTCTGTCGCTGCCGCGGCGACTGCAGATCGAGTTCAGCCAGTCGGTGCAGAAGATCACCGACGGTGAGGGTGGCGAGGTGTCTCCCAAGGAGATGTGGGATGTCTTCGCCGAGGAGTACCTGGCGCCGATCAAGCCGCTGGAGCGGATTCGCCAGAAGGTGGACGCCGCCGAGGTCGACGGTGGCATCGACACGATCACCGCCGTGGTGAAGGTCAACGGTGTCGAGCAGGAGATCGTGGGCGCGGGCAACGGACCGTTGGCGGCGTTCGTCGACGCCATCGGCAAAGTCGGCTTCGACGTGTCGGTGCTCGACTACTCCGAGCATGCGATGTCCTCGGGCGAGGAGGCGCAGGCCGCGGCGTATGTCGAGGCGTCGATCGGCGGTAGGACCGTGTGGGGTGTGGGTATCGCTACGTCCATCACGACGGCCTCATTGCGCGCCGTCGTATCGGCCGTGAACCGTGCCGCCCGCGGCTAA
- a CDS encoding FAD-binding oxidoreductase has protein sequence MRQTADVVIIGGGIEGASAAWALAARGVTDVVVCERNTVGAGMTGKSSGVVRCHYGVSSLAAMATASLEVFENPQSHFGEDVTDIGFRQSGYVVGVGEQNVDALRKSLAAQRAVGVQTEEIDPAEVARLWPHADLTPFGAFGWEARGGYGDAYLTAQAFSASARAAGVRIRQGAEVTDLLLDGDRVTGVRLRDGQAIAAERVVVATGVWTRPFLAPYGVDVPIEVVREQIVLIAPGIEKCVVDRLPVFSDLVSLQYIRPEPNGELLFGNSDLSHCETADPDGYLNRATEQFVDLVVDRVGTRFPGLTDAAISGSYAGCYDVTPDWNPVISPTGIDGLLVAAGFSGHGFKIAPAVGRLVADLVIDGASADARIPASDFRLTRFADGAPLRSPYPYVGAGEMR, from the coding sequence GTGAGACAGACCGCGGACGTCGTCATCATCGGAGGTGGCATCGAGGGCGCGTCGGCGGCGTGGGCGCTCGCGGCGCGCGGCGTCACCGATGTCGTTGTGTGCGAACGCAACACCGTCGGTGCAGGCATGACCGGCAAGTCCTCGGGCGTCGTTCGCTGCCACTACGGCGTGAGTTCACTCGCCGCGATGGCCACGGCCAGTCTCGAGGTGTTCGAGAATCCGCAGTCCCACTTCGGTGAGGACGTCACCGACATCGGGTTCCGTCAGAGCGGCTACGTCGTCGGCGTCGGCGAGCAGAACGTCGATGCGCTGCGCAAGAGTCTCGCCGCGCAGCGCGCGGTGGGGGTGCAGACCGAGGAGATCGACCCAGCCGAGGTGGCCCGGCTGTGGCCGCATGCCGACCTGACACCGTTCGGCGCGTTCGGCTGGGAGGCCCGCGGCGGATACGGCGACGCCTATCTGACCGCGCAGGCGTTCTCGGCGTCTGCCCGTGCGGCCGGTGTCCGGATCAGGCAGGGAGCCGAGGTTACCGACCTGCTGCTCGACGGCGACCGCGTGACGGGTGTGCGCCTGCGCGACGGGCAGGCGATCGCGGCGGAACGCGTCGTCGTCGCGACCGGGGTGTGGACACGTCCCTTCCTCGCGCCGTATGGCGTCGACGTCCCCATCGAGGTGGTCCGGGAGCAGATCGTGCTGATCGCGCCGGGCATCGAGAAGTGCGTCGTGGACCGACTGCCCGTGTTCTCCGACCTGGTGTCGCTGCAGTACATCCGGCCCGAGCCCAACGGCGAACTGCTGTTCGGCAACAGCGACCTGTCGCACTGCGAGACCGCCGACCCCGACGGCTACCTCAACCGGGCCACCGAGCAGTTCGTCGACCTCGTCGTCGACCGGGTCGGCACCCGCTTCCCCGGCCTGACCGACGCGGCGATCAGCGGCAGCTACGCCGGCTGTTATGACGTCACCCCGGACTGGAATCCGGTGATCTCGCCGACCGGGATCGACGGCCTGCTGGTGGCCGCGGGATTCAGCGGGCACGGCTTCAAGATCGCGCCCGCCGTGGGCAGGCTGGTCGCCGATCTGGTGATCGACGGCGCCAGTGCCGATGCCCGCATCCCGGCGAGCGACTTCCGGCTCACCCGGTTCGCCGACGGCGCGCCCCTGCGGAGCCCGTACCCGTACGTCGGTGCGGGTGAGATGCGCTAG
- a CDS encoding protein glxC gives MTFDLAKTALRDVNSALHAPNLMGEFVIEHPAGAHNVAVGVDAPVRVTVAGHVGYYAAGMNQQAEIVIDGNAGTGVAENMMSGVVWVKGNASQSAGATAHGGLLVIEGNAAARCGISMKGVDIVVGGNIGHMSAFMAQAGTLVVRGDAGEALGDSIYEARLYVRGDVASLGADCIAKPMRPEHHEELGRLLKAAGYGEDDTAGYTRYGSARDLYHFHVDNAGSY, from the coding sequence ATGACATTCGACCTCGCCAAAACTGCACTGCGCGACGTCAACAGCGCACTGCACGCACCGAATCTCATGGGCGAGTTCGTGATCGAGCACCCCGCGGGCGCGCACAACGTGGCCGTCGGCGTCGACGCCCCGGTGAGGGTCACGGTGGCCGGGCACGTCGGCTACTACGCCGCGGGCATGAACCAGCAGGCCGAGATCGTCATCGACGGCAACGCGGGCACCGGGGTCGCCGAGAACATGATGAGCGGCGTCGTGTGGGTCAAGGGCAACGCGTCGCAGTCCGCGGGTGCGACGGCACACGGCGGTCTGCTGGTCATCGAGGGCAATGCCGCTGCGCGGTGCGGGATCTCGATGAAGGGTGTCGACATCGTCGTCGGCGGGAACATCGGCCACATGAGCGCCTTCATGGCCCAGGCCGGCACCCTGGTGGTGCGCGGCGACGCCGGGGAGGCACTGGGCGACTCGATCTACGAGGCCAGGCTCTACGTGCGCGGCGATGTCGCCTCGCTGGGTGCGGACTGCATCGCCAAGCCGATGCGGCCCGAACATCACGAGGAACTCGGACGTCTCCTCAAGGCGGCCGGTTACGGCGAGGACGACACCGCCGGCTACACGCGGTACGGGTCGGCCCGCGACCTCTACCACTTCCACGTCGACAACGCAGGAAGCTACTGA
- a CDS encoding class I SAM-dependent methyltransferase, producing the protein MTKDHPHSVTNSLGHRHDYVPAAGRDWLLPSYDLFTRLLGMPPAYDALIAQTELFDGARVLEIGCGTGNLTTRVHRARPSAVVTGTDPDPRALDRARRKLRNASAVRLEQGYAQALGYADGAFDRVLSSMMLHHLDHDVKAAAVSETFRVLRPGGSVHIVDIVGDRMGVANDAEVILDLLRNSGFEAADLGSRRLRFVGPVTFYRGLRPA; encoded by the coding sequence ATGACCAAAGATCATCCGCATTCAGTGACGAACTCCTTGGGCCACCGCCATGACTACGTGCCGGCCGCGGGACGGGACTGGCTGCTTCCGAGCTACGACCTCTTCACCCGCCTGCTGGGGATGCCGCCCGCCTACGACGCGCTCATCGCGCAGACCGAGCTGTTCGACGGCGCGCGTGTGCTTGAGATTGGTTGCGGAACGGGCAATCTCACGACGCGCGTGCATCGAGCTCGACCGAGCGCCGTGGTGACGGGGACCGACCCCGATCCGCGAGCGCTCGACCGGGCCAGGCGAAAGTTGCGCAATGCCAGCGCGGTTCGCCTCGAGCAGGGGTATGCGCAGGCGTTGGGTTACGCCGACGGGGCGTTCGATCGGGTGCTGTCGTCGATGATGCTGCACCACCTGGATCACGACGTGAAGGCGGCGGCGGTATCGGAGACGTTCCGGGTCCTGCGGCCGGGTGGCAGCGTGCACATCGTCGACATCGTCGGGGATCGCATGGGGGTGGCCAACGACGCGGAGGTGATTCTTGACCTGTTGCGCAACAGCGGTTTCGAGGCGGCGGATCTGGGCTCGCGGCGACTGCGCTTCGTCGGCCCGGTGACGTTCTATCGCGGCTTGCGTCCCGCGTGA
- a CDS encoding glutamine amidotransferase — translation MCGIVGLHLRNPELHPRLGELLTGMLCEMSNRGSDSAGVAVYGDPIWTPPGRACVSVLELTDAADAVQTAVGVELGAPVTVSVLDATYLITADTAPETLSSAVSAVYPDSLIAGFGNDLAVLKGVGHPRTLTDAWGLAGATGWQGVGHTRMATESAVIPSGAHPYAVGPDQCLVHNGSFANHATIRRELRAAGVHFDSENDTEVGARFVADQLARGRDVQTALKELCATFDGFYTLLVSNRDSFAVVRDAIACKPAVIAETDDWVAMASEYRALSGLPGVERASIWEPEPEVVYAWTR, via the coding sequence ATGTGCGGCATCGTGGGGTTGCATCTGCGCAACCCCGAACTTCATCCCCGGCTCGGTGAGCTACTCACCGGCATGCTGTGCGAGATGTCCAACCGAGGTAGCGACTCGGCGGGTGTCGCCGTCTACGGCGACCCAATCTGGACACCACCGGGCCGGGCGTGCGTCTCGGTTCTCGAGCTGACCGACGCAGCCGATGCGGTACAGACTGCGGTGGGCGTCGAACTCGGTGCACCGGTGACGGTTTCGGTGCTGGACGCGACATATCTGATCACCGCGGACACGGCACCGGAGACGTTGAGCTCGGCTGTCAGCGCCGTCTATCCCGACTCACTCATCGCGGGCTTCGGCAACGATCTCGCCGTGCTCAAGGGCGTCGGACATCCCAGGACACTCACCGACGCGTGGGGCCTGGCCGGGGCCACCGGTTGGCAGGGTGTGGGGCACACCAGGATGGCCACCGAGTCCGCCGTCATCCCCTCGGGTGCGCATCCCTACGCCGTCGGACCCGATCAGTGCCTGGTACACAACGGTTCGTTCGCCAACCATGCCACCATCCGTCGCGAACTGCGGGCCGCCGGTGTGCATTTCGACAGCGAGAACGACACCGAGGTCGGCGCGCGGTTCGTCGCCGACCAGCTCGCCAGGGGCCGCGACGTGCAGACCGCGCTGAAGGAGCTCTGCGCCACGTTCGACGGCTTCTACACGCTGCTGGTGTCCAACCGCGACTCGTTCGCCGTCGTACGCGACGCCATAGCTTGCAAGCCCGCCGTCATCGCCGAGACCGACGACTGGGTGGCGATGGCCAGCGAGTACCGCGCACTGTCCGGCCTGCCCGGCGTCGAGCGCGCCTCGATCTGGGAGCCCGAGCCCGAGGTGGTGTACGCGTGGACCAGATGA